A single Lactuca sativa cultivar Salinas chromosome 8, Lsat_Salinas_v11, whole genome shotgun sequence DNA region contains:
- the LOC111899237 gene encoding uncharacterized protein LOC111899237, whose product MASLTPGILLKLLQTMNTTTRVTGDHRSPLLQVIGIVPALAAGSDDLWPNHGFYVSLSDSVNSTYVSLSDRDTDLILTNRLQLGQFVYVDKFEFDSPVPRASGVRPIAGRHPFVGSPEQLIARISSSKREFVIQTVSDSDASGDPIAAYLSSKKLDGPVHDSKETKNEVRNRQVLAPKENMNTSNESTKTAEKPPQRFSSPAMKQQRSVSAGKKNVIERDPSPAGKAKRSSSPVPSKCVVPSLAMAKEENRKSAREPAIIVPSRYRQPSPNGRRQASPSSRRMSMSPGRRLSSGVKVSPATDSGNKKKMATLAAEISKVSEALVGSSTKSSRKNWDETEVKEKSGIKSKPDLQAILKTQAALSRRLSDAHSHDQEDFSSEEKANPSSCGTPPLSTTTTPLGITLHEKKWTDGSVPLDAVSLDLAKLGQDAMRRRNVASVAAAEALQEALVTEAILRSLSMFSNLCSISKAGNPLPTIDRFMTVYNDTIKATTTAESLTTTNRTTAPPPPTDQSKSLALWIEAALATDLEVVSLLADQGFETPVQPQKKTQSKIRPGSGSGSGSGSTLTETMKSHLTISSCNSSFNGSWIKGRGVNESVELGMKLQKEMQIWFLKFVEESLDAGFQVFGKNGGGTGTGSAEVGPIKVILSQLKRVNDWLDRMVSKQDEVMTGAVDRLKGKIYRFVIQHVGTTYDNSS is encoded by the exons ATGGCGTCTCTAACACCAGGAATCTTGTTAAAACTCCTCCAGACGATGAACACCACCACACGAGTTACCGGCGACCACCGCTCCCCTCTTCTCCAGGTCATCGGAATTGTTCCTGCTCTTgcagcaggctcagatgacctcTGGCCTAACCATGGCTTCTATGTTTCTCTCTCTGACTCGGTTAACTCAACTTACGTCTCGTTATCTGATCGGGACACAGATCTCATACTCACTAATCGATTACAGTTAGGGCAGTTTGTGTATGTTGATAAGTTCGAGTTTGATTCTCCAGTACCACGAGCATCTGGAGTACGTCCGATTGCTGGTCGTCATCCGTTTGTTGGAAGTCCTGAACAGCTCATTGCTAGGATTTCGAGTTCTAAAAGAGAGTTCGTGATCCAGACTGTTTCCGATTCAGATGCCTCTGGTGATCCTATTGCTGCTTATTTGTCGAGTAAAAAGTTAGATGGACCTGTACATGACTCGAAGGAAACAAAAAATGAG GTTAGGAACAGACAAGTTCTTGCACCTAAAGAGAACATGAATACTTCTAATGAGTCAACAAAGACTGCAGAAAAGCCTCCTCAGAGATTTTCTAGCCCAGCCATGAAGCAACAAAGATCAGTGTCAGCAGGAAAGAAGAACGTAATTGAAAGGGATCCTTCACCTGCCGGAAAAGCAAAAAGATCATCTTCTCCGGTACCTTCAAAGTGTGTGGTTCCTAGTTTAGCCATGGCTAAAGAAGAGAACCGAAAGTCTGCAAGAGAGCCTGCCATTATTGTTCCTTCAAGATATAGACAACCTTCACCAAATGGCCGGAGACAAGCATCTCCAAGTTCAAGAAGAATGTCAATGTCGCCAGGTAGGCGGTTATCTAGTGGAGTTAAAGTTTCTCCGGCAACTGATTCCGGCAACAAGAAAAAGATGGCAACTTTAGCTGCTGAGATTTCAAAGGTTTCAGAGGCACTTGTTGGGTCTTCCACAAAGTCAAGTAGAAAGAATTGGGATGAAACAGAAGTGAAAGAGAAGAGTGGGATTAAAAGCAAACCGGATTTGCAAGCAATTTTAAAAACCCag GCTGCTCTTTCAAGGCGTTTAAGTGATGCACATTCACATGATCAAGAAGATTTTTCTAGTGAAGAAAAAGCAAATCCTAGCTCATGTGGCACTCCTCCTTTGTCTACTACTACTACACCTCTTGGAATCACACTTCATGAAAAGAAATGGACTGATGGTAGTGTCCCTCTGGATGCAGTGTCTTTAGACCTAGCAAAGCTTGGACAG GATGCTATGCGAAGGAGAAATGTGGCTTCAGTAGCTGCAGCTGAAGCTTTGCAAGAAGCCCTTGTTACTGAAGCTATTCTCAGGAGTTTAAG CATGTTCTCAAATCTCTGTTCAATCTCAAAAGCCGGAAACCCACTACCAACAATCGACCGGTTCATGACTGTCTACAACGACACCATAAAAGCCACCACAACAGCCGAATCACTCACCACCACCAATCGCACCAccgcaccaccaccaccaaccgaCCAATCAAAATCCCTCGCTCTCTGGATCGAAGCCGCCTTAGCCACCGACCTCGAAGTCGTCTCCCTCTTAGCGGACCAAGGGTTCGAGACCCCGGTTCAGCCCCAAAAGAAAACCCAATCTAAAATCCGACCGGGTTCAGGTTCAGGTTCAGGTTCAGGTTCAACCCTAACCGAAACAATGAAATCCCATTTGACGATTTCTTCTTGTAATTCTTCTTTTAATGGGTCGTGGATTAAAGGGCGTGGGGTGAATGAGAGTGTGGAATTGGGGATGAAGTTGCAGAAGGAGATGCAGATTTGGTTTTTGAAATTTGTGGAGGAGTCGTTGGATGCGGGTTTTCAGGTGTTTGGGAAGAATGGTGGTGGGACCGGGACCGGTTCAGCAGAAGTGGGGCCGATTAAGGTGATTTTATCGCAGCTGAAGCGGGTTAATGACTGGTTGGACCGGATGGTTTCGAAGCAAGATGAGGTGATGACCGGAGCGGTTGACCGGTTGAAAGGGAAGATTTACAGGTTTGTGATTCAACATGTTGGAACAACATATGATAACTCATCTTGA